In the Nothobranchius furzeri strain GRZ-AD chromosome 15, NfurGRZ-RIMD1, whole genome shotgun sequence genome, one interval contains:
- the kiaa2013 gene encoding uncharacterized protein KIAA2013 homolog isoform X3: MWLQQRLKGLPGLLSSSWARRVLIGVLLLLIFYWYLGAGGRWTFLGGPSLHGGAVGQCLQTEIHRWRSIVERGEGVYRSPEEPLDTPFVSGNGHILIDVDSNRLWVSSAPQPGSAPVLQTEFSPRMGVNLDGERAVARASMLWFRKGAVLSVRCVLTAAAQSSRDCVAIREEFMAHRSRPNVYLQRIHVSNPSDRTVTLDITSDNPTHRSKFSTSVETLENREVELSSGRVAVENQMVLVVVVTRKPTIRVQVQAKSEYSDSVLSVVWTSQPIDPSKLEETFSTLRDGAKKEMEELLRTDVANLVLDHQKAWMDLFISGVEMRRITDSHTPSSRTVNTTLYYILSATTAPLLDNRLASEDRARLESSLNYADHCFSGHATMHAENLWPDRVSSTAQILQLVTLWTLTLQKRGCKVLVATGAHGAMQGMVLSFGGLQFTENHLQFQADPDVLHNSYSLRGIHYNQDLINLAVLLDPDGKPFLHVSVKQQETAVKLYACEAGCLNEPVELTSEVKGHTFPVMVTQPITPLLYISTDLRHLQDLRHTLHLKAILAHEEHMANRYPGLPFLFWFSVASLITLFHLFLFKLIYNEYCGPGAKPLFRSKHQLLGFSE, encoded by the exons ATGTGGCTGCAGCAGAGACTGAAGGGGCTCCCGGGGTTGTTATCCAGCAGCTGGGCAAGGAGGGTCCTCATCGGggtgctcctcctcctcatcttctaCTGGTACCTGGGAGCGGGCGGCAGGTGGACGTTCCTGGGCGGCCCGTCCCTGCACGGAGGCGCGGTGGGACAGTGTCTCCAGACCGAGATCCACAGGTGGAGGTCCATCGTAGAACGGGGAGAGGGGGTCTACAGGTCACCGGAGGAACCGCTGGACACGCCTTTTGTGTCCGGTAATGGACACATATTGATCGACGTCGACTCTAACAGGCTGTGGGTGTCTTCGGCTCCGCAGCCCGGCTCGGCTCCGGTTCTCCAGACCGAATTCTCCCCGAGGATGGGAGTTAATCTGGACGGCGAGCGGGCTGTGGCCCGGGCCAGCATGCTGTGGTTCCGGAAGGGAGCCGTGCTGTCAGTCCGCTGCGTTTTAACGGCCGCGGCGCAGTCCTCCCGGGACTGCGTTGCTATTCGGGAGGAATTCATGGCCCACCGGAGCAGACCCAACGTGTACCTGCAGCGAATCCACGTGAGCAACCCCTCAGACAGAACCGTCACCCTGGACATCACCTCCGACAACCCGACCCACAGGAGCAAGTTCTCCACCAGTGTGGAGACCTTGGAGAACCGAGAGGTGGAGCTGTCCTCCGGCAGGGTGGCGGTGGAGAACCAGatggtgctggtggtggtggtgaccaGAAAGCCCACCATCAGGGTCCAGGTCCAGGCCAAATCTGAGTATTCAGACAGTGTCCTGTCCGTGGTGTGGACCTCACAACCCATTGATCCTTCCAAGCTGGAGGAGACCTTCAGCACCCTCCGAGATGGAGCCAAGAAGGAGATGGAGGAGCTGCTGAGGACTGATGTCGCCAACCTTGTTCTGGATCACCAGAAGGCCTGGATGGACCTGTTCATTTCAG GTGTTGAAATGAGGAGGATCACGGACTCCCACACCCCGTCCAGCCGTACGGTGAACACCACACTTTACTACATCCTGTCCGCCACCACGGCGCCCCTGCTGGACAACCGGCTGGCCAGTGAGGATCGAGCTCGTCTGGAGTCCAGCCTGAACTACGCCGACCACTGCTTCAGCGGCCACGCCACCATGCACGCTGAGAACCTGTGGCCCGACAGGGTGAGCAGCACCGCTCAGATCCTTCAGCTGGTCACCTTGTGGACTCTGACGCTGCAGAAAAGAGGCTGCAAGGTCCTGGTGGCTACCGGCGCCCACGGGGCCATGCAGGGCATGGTGCTCAGTTTCGGTGGCCTCCAGTTCACGGAGAACCACCTTCAGTTCCAGGCCGACCCGGATGTGCTGCACAACAGCTACTCCCTGAGAGGGATCCACTACAACCAGGACCTGATCAACCTGGCGGTGCTGCTGGACCCCGACGGAAAACCCTTCCTCCACGTCTCGGTGAAGCAGCAGGAGACGGCGGTGAAGCTGTACGCCTGCGAGGCCGGCTGCCTCAACGAGCCTGTCGAGCTGAcgtcagaggtcaaaggtcacacattCCCCGTCATGGTGACTCAGCCCATCACGCCGCTGCTCTACATCTCCACCGACCTGCGCCACCTGCAGGACCTCCGTCACACCCTGCACCTCAAAGCTATCCTGGCCCACGAGGAGCACATGGCCAACAGGTACCCGGGTCTGCCCTTCCTGTTCTGGTTCAGCGTGGCGTCGCTCATCACGCTCTTCCACCTCTTCCTCTTCAAGCTGATTTACAACGAGTACTGCGGCCCCGGGGCCAAGCCCCTCTTCAGGAGCAAG
- the kiaa2013 gene encoding uncharacterized protein KIAA2013 homolog isoform X1: MWLQQRLKGLPGLLSSSWARRVLIGVLLLLIFYWYLGAGGRWTFLGGPSLHGGAVGQCLQTEIHRWRSIVERGEGVYRSPEEPLDTPFVSGNGHILIDVDSNRLWVSSAPQPGSAPVLQTEFSPRMGVNLDGERAVARASMLWFRKGAVLSVRCVLTAAAQSSRDCVAIREEFMAHRSRPNVYLQRIHVSNPSDRTVTLDITSDNPTHRSKFSTSVETLENREVELSSGRVAVENQMVLVVVVTRKPTIRVQVQAKSEYSDSVLSVVWTSQPIDPSKLEETFSTLRDGAKKEMEELLRTDVANLVLDHQKAWMDLFISGVEMRRITDSHTPSSRTVNTTLYYILSATTAPLLDNRLASEDRARLESSLNYADHCFSGHATMHAENLWPDRVSSTAQILQLVTLWTLTLQKRGCKVLVATGAHGAMQGMVLSFGGLQFTENHLQFQADPDVLHNSYSLRGIHYNQDLINLAVLLDPDGKPFLHVSVKQQETAVKLYACEAGCLNEPVELTSEVKGHTFPVMVTQPITPLLYISTDLRHLQDLRHTLHLKAILAHEEHMANRYPGLPFLFWFSVASLITLFHLFLFKLIYNEYCGPGAKPLFRSKVFGKREDGSCDSMDAP, encoded by the exons ATGTGGCTGCAGCAGAGACTGAAGGGGCTCCCGGGGTTGTTATCCAGCAGCTGGGCAAGGAGGGTCCTCATCGGggtgctcctcctcctcatcttctaCTGGTACCTGGGAGCGGGCGGCAGGTGGACGTTCCTGGGCGGCCCGTCCCTGCACGGAGGCGCGGTGGGACAGTGTCTCCAGACCGAGATCCACAGGTGGAGGTCCATCGTAGAACGGGGAGAGGGGGTCTACAGGTCACCGGAGGAACCGCTGGACACGCCTTTTGTGTCCGGTAATGGACACATATTGATCGACGTCGACTCTAACAGGCTGTGGGTGTCTTCGGCTCCGCAGCCCGGCTCGGCTCCGGTTCTCCAGACCGAATTCTCCCCGAGGATGGGAGTTAATCTGGACGGCGAGCGGGCTGTGGCCCGGGCCAGCATGCTGTGGTTCCGGAAGGGAGCCGTGCTGTCAGTCCGCTGCGTTTTAACGGCCGCGGCGCAGTCCTCCCGGGACTGCGTTGCTATTCGGGAGGAATTCATGGCCCACCGGAGCAGACCCAACGTGTACCTGCAGCGAATCCACGTGAGCAACCCCTCAGACAGAACCGTCACCCTGGACATCACCTCCGACAACCCGACCCACAGGAGCAAGTTCTCCACCAGTGTGGAGACCTTGGAGAACCGAGAGGTGGAGCTGTCCTCCGGCAGGGTGGCGGTGGAGAACCAGatggtgctggtggtggtggtgaccaGAAAGCCCACCATCAGGGTCCAGGTCCAGGCCAAATCTGAGTATTCAGACAGTGTCCTGTCCGTGGTGTGGACCTCACAACCCATTGATCCTTCCAAGCTGGAGGAGACCTTCAGCACCCTCCGAGATGGAGCCAAGAAGGAGATGGAGGAGCTGCTGAGGACTGATGTCGCCAACCTTGTTCTGGATCACCAGAAGGCCTGGATGGACCTGTTCATTTCAG GTGTTGAAATGAGGAGGATCACGGACTCCCACACCCCGTCCAGCCGTACGGTGAACACCACACTTTACTACATCCTGTCCGCCACCACGGCGCCCCTGCTGGACAACCGGCTGGCCAGTGAGGATCGAGCTCGTCTGGAGTCCAGCCTGAACTACGCCGACCACTGCTTCAGCGGCCACGCCACCATGCACGCTGAGAACCTGTGGCCCGACAGGGTGAGCAGCACCGCTCAGATCCTTCAGCTGGTCACCTTGTGGACTCTGACGCTGCAGAAAAGAGGCTGCAAGGTCCTGGTGGCTACCGGCGCCCACGGGGCCATGCAGGGCATGGTGCTCAGTTTCGGTGGCCTCCAGTTCACGGAGAACCACCTTCAGTTCCAGGCCGACCCGGATGTGCTGCACAACAGCTACTCCCTGAGAGGGATCCACTACAACCAGGACCTGATCAACCTGGCGGTGCTGCTGGACCCCGACGGAAAACCCTTCCTCCACGTCTCGGTGAAGCAGCAGGAGACGGCGGTGAAGCTGTACGCCTGCGAGGCCGGCTGCCTCAACGAGCCTGTCGAGCTGAcgtcagaggtcaaaggtcacacattCCCCGTCATGGTGACTCAGCCCATCACGCCGCTGCTCTACATCTCCACCGACCTGCGCCACCTGCAGGACCTCCGTCACACCCTGCACCTCAAAGCTATCCTGGCCCACGAGGAGCACATGGCCAACAGGTACCCGGGTCTGCCCTTCCTGTTCTGGTTCAGCGTGGCGTCGCTCATCACGCTCTTCCACCTCTTCCTCTTCAAGCTGATTTACAACGAGTACTGCGGCCCCGGGGCCAAGCCCCTCTTCAGGAGCAAG
- the kiaa2013 gene encoding uncharacterized protein KIAA2013 homolog isoform X2: MWLQQRLKGLPGLLSSSWARRVLIGVLLLLIFYWYLGAGGRWTFLGGPSLHGGAVGQCLQTEIHRWRSIVERGEGVYRSPEEPLDTPFVSGNGHILIDVDSNRLWVSSAPQPGSAPVLQTEFSPRMGVNLDGERAVARASMLWFRKGAVLSVRCVLTAAAQSSRDCVAIREEFMAHRSRPNVYLQRIHVSNPSDRTVTLDITSDNPTHRSKFSTSVETLENREVELSSGRVAVENQMVLVVVVTRKPTIRVQVQAKSEYSDSVLSVVWTSQPIDPSKLEETFSTLRDGAKKEMEELLRTDVANLVLDHQKAWMDLFISGVEMRRITDSHTPSSRTVNTTLYYILSATTAPLLDNRLASEDRARLESSLNYADHCFSGHATMHAENLWPDRVSSTAQILQLVTLWTLTLQKRGCKVLVATGAHGAMQGMVLSFGGLQFTENHLQFQADPDVLHNSYSLRGIHYNQDLINLAVLLDPDGKPFLHVSVKQQETAVKLYACEAGCLNEPVELTSEVKGHTFPVMVTQPITPLLYISTDLRHLQDLRHTLHLKAILAHEEHMANRYPGLPFLFWFSVASLITLFHLFLFKLIYNEYCGPGAKPLFRSKVEADEKQQFSPR, encoded by the exons ATGTGGCTGCAGCAGAGACTGAAGGGGCTCCCGGGGTTGTTATCCAGCAGCTGGGCAAGGAGGGTCCTCATCGGggtgctcctcctcctcatcttctaCTGGTACCTGGGAGCGGGCGGCAGGTGGACGTTCCTGGGCGGCCCGTCCCTGCACGGAGGCGCGGTGGGACAGTGTCTCCAGACCGAGATCCACAGGTGGAGGTCCATCGTAGAACGGGGAGAGGGGGTCTACAGGTCACCGGAGGAACCGCTGGACACGCCTTTTGTGTCCGGTAATGGACACATATTGATCGACGTCGACTCTAACAGGCTGTGGGTGTCTTCGGCTCCGCAGCCCGGCTCGGCTCCGGTTCTCCAGACCGAATTCTCCCCGAGGATGGGAGTTAATCTGGACGGCGAGCGGGCTGTGGCCCGGGCCAGCATGCTGTGGTTCCGGAAGGGAGCCGTGCTGTCAGTCCGCTGCGTTTTAACGGCCGCGGCGCAGTCCTCCCGGGACTGCGTTGCTATTCGGGAGGAATTCATGGCCCACCGGAGCAGACCCAACGTGTACCTGCAGCGAATCCACGTGAGCAACCCCTCAGACAGAACCGTCACCCTGGACATCACCTCCGACAACCCGACCCACAGGAGCAAGTTCTCCACCAGTGTGGAGACCTTGGAGAACCGAGAGGTGGAGCTGTCCTCCGGCAGGGTGGCGGTGGAGAACCAGatggtgctggtggtggtggtgaccaGAAAGCCCACCATCAGGGTCCAGGTCCAGGCCAAATCTGAGTATTCAGACAGTGTCCTGTCCGTGGTGTGGACCTCACAACCCATTGATCCTTCCAAGCTGGAGGAGACCTTCAGCACCCTCCGAGATGGAGCCAAGAAGGAGATGGAGGAGCTGCTGAGGACTGATGTCGCCAACCTTGTTCTGGATCACCAGAAGGCCTGGATGGACCTGTTCATTTCAG GTGTTGAAATGAGGAGGATCACGGACTCCCACACCCCGTCCAGCCGTACGGTGAACACCACACTTTACTACATCCTGTCCGCCACCACGGCGCCCCTGCTGGACAACCGGCTGGCCAGTGAGGATCGAGCTCGTCTGGAGTCCAGCCTGAACTACGCCGACCACTGCTTCAGCGGCCACGCCACCATGCACGCTGAGAACCTGTGGCCCGACAGGGTGAGCAGCACCGCTCAGATCCTTCAGCTGGTCACCTTGTGGACTCTGACGCTGCAGAAAAGAGGCTGCAAGGTCCTGGTGGCTACCGGCGCCCACGGGGCCATGCAGGGCATGGTGCTCAGTTTCGGTGGCCTCCAGTTCACGGAGAACCACCTTCAGTTCCAGGCCGACCCGGATGTGCTGCACAACAGCTACTCCCTGAGAGGGATCCACTACAACCAGGACCTGATCAACCTGGCGGTGCTGCTGGACCCCGACGGAAAACCCTTCCTCCACGTCTCGGTGAAGCAGCAGGAGACGGCGGTGAAGCTGTACGCCTGCGAGGCCGGCTGCCTCAACGAGCCTGTCGAGCTGAcgtcagaggtcaaaggtcacacattCCCCGTCATGGTGACTCAGCCCATCACGCCGCTGCTCTACATCTCCACCGACCTGCGCCACCTGCAGGACCTCCGTCACACCCTGCACCTCAAAGCTATCCTGGCCCACGAGGAGCACATGGCCAACAGGTACCCGGGTCTGCCCTTCCTGTTCTGGTTCAGCGTGGCGTCGCTCATCACGCTCTTCCACCTCTTCCTCTTCAAGCTGATTTACAACGAGTACTGCGGCCCCGGGGCCAAGCCCCTCTTCAGGAGCAAG